CGGCAGTTGTGGATTGCCCGTATCAATGCCGCTGCACGGATGCACGGCTTATCTTATAGCCGTTTTATGAACGGATTGAAAAAAGCGGGAATTGACCTCAATCGTAAGGTCCTCGCTGACCTCGCTGTCCACGACGAGGCTGGATTTGCCCGGATTGTGGAACTTGCGAAAGGCTAAAAATTGAGTTTGCGTAAAGGCTATGAAAGGACTAAGTAAGCGGTTCGAGTATTCTAATTAGAGAGGATGCGTCACCGGTTGAAAGCGCATCTTTAGAACGAGTCGCCGAATTTCATCCTGGAGCCGCCGAGTTGAACGCCAATTTTGGCAATTAGGTTCGTGCCGGGAGTTTCACCGTTACCGAAACGATTAATGAAGTGGGCAGATAGTATATCTGCCAATAAGGGTGGTACCGCGGAAGATCTTGACGCCTGTCACTTTCGTCCCTTGGACGGGGTGATAGGCGTTTTTTTTGCAATTTTACAGGAGATAAATATGCAAGAAGAGTTAAAGCAAATCGAGACTGAAGGGTTGACAGACCTCGAAACTGTAAGCGACTTGCGCGAACTAGAATCTCTGCGGATTAAGTATTTCGGACGCAAAGGTCTGCTCTCCACGGTGATGCGAGGCATGGGGAAACTCTCTAGAGAGGAACGACCAGTTGTTGGTAAACTTGCGAATGAAGTACGCGCAAACCTCACAGAGGCATTTGATCAAGTTGAAAGAACCCAGAACCAACAAGTGCGAGAGGATCAACTTGCAGCGGAGGCTGTGGATATTACGCTGCCTGGCCGCCCACCGCAGCTGGGGAAAAAGCATCCGGTGACACAAACCTTTGATCGTATTCAAGAGATCTTCCGGGGCATGGGATTCCAAGTTGCTGAAGGGCCCGAGATTGAGCATGAATATTACAATTTTGATGCACTGAATACACCCGCGGAGCACCCTGCCAGAGATTCACATGATACGTTTTATATCACTGATAGCTTACTATTGCGAACACATACCTCACCGGTTCAAGTCCGCTACATGGAAAAGCAGAAGCCTCCCATACGAATTATCGTCCCAGGGCGAGTGTATCGTTGCGATTCCGATGCCTCCCACACACCGATGTTCCATCAAGTCGAGGGTTTGCTAGTTGCCGAGCAAGTCACTTTCAGTGAGTTGAAGGGTGTATTATACGCTTTCGTGCAACAGATGTTCGGAGAGGGAACACGGACCCGCTTCCGCCCCCACTTCTTCCCATTCACAGAGCCGAGTGCGGAGGTCGATATCTCCTGCACAACCTGCCATGGCGGGGGCTGTCGTCTCTGTTCAGGCACCGGTTGGCTCGAGATCTTGGGGGCAGGCTCGGTGCATCCAAATGTCTTCCATTATGTCAATTACGATCCGGAACAGTTTACCGGCTTTGCATTCGGCATGGGTGTCGATCGGATTGCAACCTTGAAGTACGGCATCCCAGACTTACGGTTGATGTTTGACAATGACATGCGGTTCGCCCAACAGTTTTGAGATAAGTGGAGGAAAATGAATCATGAACGTAAGTATCAAGTGGTTAAAAGAATATGTCGATTTCGATCTATCCCCTGAAGCACTATCAGAGCGTTTGCTAATGCTCGGTATGGAAATCGAATCCATCAAACAACTTGGAGAGGGACTGGATCGCGTGGTCGTCGGTAGAATCAACACCGTGGATAAGCACCCACAGGCAGACAAACTAGTGCTATGCAATGTTGATGTGGGATCGGGGGCAGACGCGCAAGTCGTTTGTGGCGCCCCGAATGCGCGCGAAGGATTGGTTGCCCCCGTCGCGCTCGTCGGGGCACAGTTGCCCAACGGATTGACGATTAAGCGGGCAAAAATCCGGGGTGAGGAATCGCAAGGGATGCTCTGTTCGGAACAAGAGTTGGCAATTTCAGATGAGGCGTCAGGTTTGATGGAACTCCCCGACGAAACACAAATTGGCGCACCGATTGTCGAAGCTCTCGGTCTGGACGATGTTGTGTTGGAACTTGAGATTACGCCCAATCGCCCCGATTGCCTCAGTATGATTGGAGTCGCTAGGGAAATCAGCGTAATCACCGAAAATTCACTCAGGCTGCCCGCCGTAAATGTCCAACAGGGGCTAACGGATATTAACAATCTCACCAATGTAACGATTGAGGCACCAGATCTCTGTCCACGTTACGCAGCGCGAGTTATCCGCGGGGTAAAAATCGCACCTTCGCCCACTTGGCTACAGCGTCGCCTTGAAGCGATCGGCGTTGGAACGATTAACAACATCGTTGATATTACCAATTACGTCCTGATGGAATACGGACATCCCTTGCACGCTTTCGATTACCATCAACTCACTGAGAACCGGATTGTTGTGCGTCGCGCCAAGCCGGGTGAGACATTGAAGACAATTGATGCGGAAGAGAGGGAGTTGACCCCCGATATGCTTGTCATTGCTGACGCGGAGAACCCGGTTGCGCTGGCTGGTGTGATGGGCGGATTCGATTCGGAGATTACCGATCAGACGGTTGACGTGTTACTGGAAAGTGCATACTTCCACCCGCCAAGCATTCGGAAAACATCGAAGGTTTTGGGGATGCACACAGAAGCCTCCCACCGATTTGAACGTGGTGCAGACCCTGAAGGTGTTATTCCAGCTCTCAACCGTACGACACAACTCATCGCGGAAATCGCCGGTGGAGAGATCTGTGCGGGGATTGTCGATGTCTATCCAAGTAAGCGAGAAGCTCTCAATATTAAACTCCGTCCAGAACGTGCCAACTTTGTCCTCGGAACCGAGATTGCCCCCGATGACATGTGCGACATCCTGACCCGCCTTGGCTTTACTGTGTCCGATACGTTTGAAGTTACGGCTCCCACGTTCCGCCCCGATGTGGGACAGGAGATCGATCTGGTCGAAGAAATTGCGCGTGTTTACGGCTTCGATAATATCCCAACCACACTGCCAAGAGGCGACATCCCTATTCCGAAGGTTGTCCCAAAGGAAGATCTACGTGAGCGTGTGAAGATGTATCTCCTACAATGCGGCATGATGGAGGCGATGAATTACGCCTTCTATCATCCAGATGTTTTCGATCGCATCCGTCTCGAATCAACAGACCCACTCCGTCAGGCGGTTCAAATTGCGAATCCGTTGAGCGAAGATCAGTCGATCATGCGAACAACCTTACTTCCTAGCTTGCTCGCAAACGCCCAGCGTAACCGGAACCATCAAATCAACGATGTACAATTCTTTGAGTGCAGCAAAGTTTTCATTCCAAACGGCACGGATGAATATCCCAATGAGCCTGAGCGTGTCGCAGGTATCATAGCGGGCAATCTCGGCGCAGGTATATATGGCGATCCGCTCCGTCCGGCAGACTTCTTCGACATCAAAGGGGTCGTCGAAGGCATGCTAGGCCGATGCGGGGTATCAAATTATACTATCACCCACACCGATCACCCAGCCTTCCATCCCGGACGCCGGGCAGAAATTCATGTTGAAGATAAAGCGCTATGCGTATTCGGTGAAGCCCACCCGGAGGTGATGGAAAATTACGACCTGCCTCACGAGGCTTATCTGTTCGAACTCGATTTCGAGAGATTAGTTGACGTGGTAGAACCGATGAAACAATTTGAACCTATCCCAATCTATCCCAGTGTCAATCGGGATCTTGCCATTGTGCTAGATGCGGATACTCCCGCCAGCCGTCCGACTGAAGTCATCAGATCTGCCGGCGGCGAGCTAGTCTCTGGGTTGCACCTATTCGATGTTTACACAGGCGAACAGGTGCCCGAAGGGAAGAAAAGTTTGGCGTTTGCAATTGAATATCGTTCGACAACGGAGACACTCACGGATGAAATTGTCGATCGGATTCACGGTGGGATTTTAGAACAGTTAGAACGGGAACTGGGGGCGATACTGCGTAGTTAAGTAGCACCGCAGCGCTTACCGGCGCCACCATCTTCTCTTGGATTTCGCTTCTGGTAGGTGGGGCTGGAGGGATTTTTCGGAACGTAAGGATTTGAGCAGGTTTGATATTTCCTTATTCCTTCTGTTAGTTTCTAAAACGGTTTCACACATTGCAACTGCGCGTCCCCCAACCGTCGGATCTTGCGTCGCTTGATAAGCAAGCCCACAGATTGTCGCAGCGGCACTGTTGTATTCCACTGGCTCAATCTCGCTCGGCAGTTCATCGGGAAGCCAATCGAGAAGTGCAAACCCAACCTGCCACGCCTGAGATTTTGCGTCGCAAATTAACTTGTGATACAACAGATCCGTCGATGAATCATCGAGCCAATACGCCTGTTCGTAGCATGCAGCCGCCTCGTCATACGCTTCATTGGCAATGTGGAGTTTCGCCAACTCCGTATAAAACGCATACAATCCGCGATCGGTGATGGCGTACACTTCGTGTTGTGTACTCGTCAACCATTCTCCTGTCTCCAGAAATTCGATTGCCGAGTTTTTCTCATCCTCTGTAATAATAATGCCTGTGAGCAGGTGCTTTGCCACCGCCGCATTCGGGTAAATTTTGGTACGGCTCTTCATCAGGGGATACGCCTGCACCGGCTTGTCCATCTGAAGCAGTTTGAGTCCCGTTGCAATTCGGAAAAGCGAGATGATTGAATCGCTATTTTTTCGCGCCCTTTCATCAAAAACGGACGTTTGATTGTCAGCAATATGGCAATTGAGGGAGTCTAACTCTGATCGGATTGTTGGATCTACCGGCTCCACCTCGTGCGCTTTCGCAAGGAACCTTTGGGCGGTAAACAGTTCATCCCACTCCCGATAGATCCGTCCAAGTGACAGATTCGCCTGTGCCAGAAGCGGCGGTGCAACGGCGACAGACGCAATGGTATCCCACGCTTGGATCGCCGTTGAAAGTTCCTTTGGCGCTGTCAGGGTTTGCGCATGATCAACAAATCGATCCAACTCTACTCCGATTTTCGCCCTGTCGAATATGAAAATCTGGTCCACGGGTGACCCTCTCAAATCTTAGGTACTAGCGGATACCCAATCCTCCGTGTTCCTCTCAAAGTCCTCAGCAACTTCATCGGAGATAGTATCCTTAATAACTGTAATCAGATGGTCTCGGAATTTTCCCCAATCAGTGCCGCGCCCGGTAAAGCGGTATCGGTTGTCGATTTCGACAAACATGGTGTCATTCGGTTCGTGATGTGATTCGAAATAACGATTAACTTTCATAATTTTCTCCACACAAAGAATCAGAAAAAATGAGAAAAGACAAGAGGCGATTGTACGCGTTGGTCCTTGCACATTCCGTCGTTTCCCCCGATAGGGGGGAACGACGAGTATCCTCGATAAATCGCGACTTTCCCATGCTTACCCCTGTGCACTTTCTATTTTTATCCGTTACGATTTTCTTCTATTTTCCGCCGATCGTCCACTCACTAATCTCCCATTCCGATTCTATTGCAACCTGCCGTAACCCTTTGCTCGGATTGACGGCGATCGGGTTACCAACGCATTCTAGCATGGGCAGATCTGCACGGCTATCGCCATACGCATAACTTGCAGCGAGGTCAACATTATGCTGTTCGACGAAAGTTTGGATAGCGCGAACTTTTTCCGCCTCGCTCAACGGCGGCGTTGTCAATTCCCCCGTAAACTTTCCATGCGCCTCCTCAAGTTGTACAGTCAACGCAGCGTCTACTTGGAGATAGTCGGCAAGGGGCTGGATGATAAAATCAAGGGAACCGGTTACAAGCACAACCAACTCTCCCCGATCTTGGTGTTCACGAATATGATCTAAAGCGGCGGGGAATAACTTTGAGCGCACATAAGTCTCGAACTGCTCACCAGCGAGTTGTTTGACATTTTCCGCATCCAGCCCTCGATAGTTGCGATAGAAAACTCGGTTGAATCTTGTGCGACTTACTTTGTCTAGAAAAAAGTAATAGACAACTTTCAACGTAAACCAAGCAATCCAGAAGGGACGAAAAAAGGAAGGGAGCAGATAAGACCGGAATTGGACGTAATAGTGGACGATGGTTGTGCTAACGATGGTGCCATCAACATCAAAAAAGGCAGCCGTTTTTTTCTGTTCCGCTGACATCTTACGCCTCACGATTTACACAATCCGCTCGTAATGCTTCAATCTCAGCCCTGACGGCATCAGCAAGTTTCCTGTAAGTCTCCTGTTCCAGTCCTGAAGCGGCGTCCGTCTTCTCTATTCCGTGTCCGCTAGATGGCATGATAGGCTTACCAAAAGTCACCCGAATACGGCTCTTACGCGGCAGATTTCTGCCTTTAGGCAGCGCGTGGTAAGTACCGTCAATATAAGCGGGAACAATTGGGGATCCAGTTTCATAAGCCAACAAGCCGAGTCCGGGTTTGAACGGTTGAAGTTCCCCGGTGACAGAGCGGGTGCCTTCGGGATAGATCAGCAGGCACTCGTTCTGTTTCAGTACCTCCTGCGAAATTCGGAGCCCCTGCAAGAAATTAGCATGCCGATCAAACGGTACGAATTTAAGCAATTCGCCGGAGAACCACGATTTGAAACGGGTGCTAAACCAATAATCTTTCGCAGCGAGAACTCTCAGGCGTTTGCATTCGTCACCCAAAACGGTCATGATTGCGAGAGTATCGAGGTGACTCGAATGATTTGCAGCGATGATATACGGCTCACGCGACAGATTTGTCAGTCCATTACATTTAATTGAGAAGTAACACCTATAGATAGCCCACACACCGAATCGAAATAGCGTCGCCAGTGCAGCGGATATAAGTGAGGATTCAGACCGTACAATATAGGCAGATGTTTCTTCATCAATAGAAGGCGGTGCGGAATCAGATTGCAACGTCCTGACTGTCTCCGTTACGTCACCAACCGTCTGGATTTTGGCAATCAACTCATCGGGAATTGAGCGTTGCAGTCTAGACTCCAGCAGAAGCAGCAATTCCACCCGCGCCATTGAATCCAGTCCGAGCTCTGTCCCCAAATTGCTATTTAAATGGATCTGATCCGCCGGTAGACGCGCCAAACGACTGAGTTCAGAAATAATAACCTCCTCGACCCCCGCAGGTGTGTCAGGAGCCACCGTTGACTTCAAGGTATCCTCGTTTCCATCGGTAGCCAGAGTATCTTTGACAGGATCGGGC
The Candidatus Poribacteria bacterium DNA segment above includes these coding regions:
- the rplT gene encoding 50S ribosomal protein L20, whose protein sequence is MSKVKTGSVRRQRRKRIMKHSKGYRGGRNNLRRSAMEAVEKGWNYAYAHRRARKREFRQLWIARINAAARMHGLSYSRFMNGLKKAGIDLNRKVLADLAVHDEAGFARIVELAKG
- the pheS gene encoding phenylalanine--tRNA ligase subunit alpha — its product is MQEELKQIETEGLTDLETVSDLRELESLRIKYFGRKGLLSTVMRGMGKLSREERPVVGKLANEVRANLTEAFDQVERTQNQQVREDQLAAEAVDITLPGRPPQLGKKHPVTQTFDRIQEIFRGMGFQVAEGPEIEHEYYNFDALNTPAEHPARDSHDTFYITDSLLLRTHTSPVQVRYMEKQKPPIRIIVPGRVYRCDSDASHTPMFHQVEGLLVAEQVTFSELKGVLYAFVQQMFGEGTRTRFRPHFFPFTEPSAEVDISCTTCHGGGCRLCSGTGWLEILGAGSVHPNVFHYVNYDPEQFTGFAFGMGVDRIATLKYGIPDLRLMFDNDMRFAQQF
- a CDS encoding phenylalanine--tRNA ligase subunit beta — translated: MNVSIKWLKEYVDFDLSPEALSERLLMLGMEIESIKQLGEGLDRVVVGRINTVDKHPQADKLVLCNVDVGSGADAQVVCGAPNAREGLVAPVALVGAQLPNGLTIKRAKIRGEESQGMLCSEQELAISDEASGLMELPDETQIGAPIVEALGLDDVVLELEITPNRPDCLSMIGVAREISVITENSLRLPAVNVQQGLTDINNLTNVTIEAPDLCPRYAARVIRGVKIAPSPTWLQRRLEAIGVGTINNIVDITNYVLMEYGHPLHAFDYHQLTENRIVVRRAKPGETLKTIDAEERELTPDMLVIADAENPVALAGVMGGFDSEITDQTVDVLLESAYFHPPSIRKTSKVLGMHTEASHRFERGADPEGVIPALNRTTQLIAEIAGGEICAGIVDVYPSKREALNIKLRPERANFVLGTEIAPDDMCDILTRLGFTVSDTFEVTAPTFRPDVGQEIDLVEEIARVYGFDNIPTTLPRGDIPIPKVVPKEDLRERVKMYLLQCGMMEAMNYAFYHPDVFDRIRLESTDPLRQAVQIANPLSEDQSIMRTTLLPSLLANAQRNRNHQINDVQFFECSKVFIPNGTDEYPNEPERVAGIIAGNLGAGIYGDPLRPADFFDIKGVVEGMLGRCGVSNYTITHTDHPAFHPGRRAEIHVEDKALCVFGEAHPEVMENYDLPHEAYLFELDFERLVDVVEPMKQFEPIPIYPSVNRDLAIVLDADTPASRPTEVIRSAGGELVSGLHLFDVYTGEQVPEGKKSLAFAIEYRSTTETLTDEIVDRIHGGILEQLERELGAILRS
- a CDS encoding HAD family hydrolase produces the protein MSAEQKKTAAFFDVDGTIVSTTIVHYYVQFRSYLLPSFFRPFWIAWFTLKVVYYFFLDKVSRTRFNRVFYRNYRGLDAENVKQLAGEQFETYVRSKLFPAALDHIREHQDRGELVVLVTGSLDFIIQPLADYLQVDAALTVQLEEAHGKFTGELTTPPLSEAEKVRAIQTFVEQHNVDLAASYAYGDSRADLPMLECVGNPIAVNPSKGLRQVAIESEWEISEWTIGGK